The following proteins are co-located in the Lentibacillus sp. JNUCC-1 genome:
- a CDS encoding response regulator, giving the protein MIRLVVVDDHDIVRKGLIAYLQTEEEIDVVGQASSGREGAALIIKEKPDVVLMDLMMEDGDGIEATAEVMAYNSTCKIIILTSFYDDDQVFPAIEAGAFSYMLKTSSAADIAEAVKKAARGETVIEPKVAGKMMTKYRDQAKQLHEELTQRELEVLLLIGEGMTNKEIGDHLYIGIKTVKTHVSNILSKLELSDRTQAAVYVHKKQLLQ; this is encoded by the coding sequence ATGATCCGATTGGTGGTTGTTGATGATCATGATATTGTAAGAAAAGGTCTTATTGCTTATTTACAGACAGAGGAGGAAATAGATGTAGTTGGTCAGGCTTCCAGTGGCAGAGAAGGAGCCGCTCTCATTATTAAAGAAAAACCTGATGTTGTGCTTATGGATTTAATGATGGAAGACGGAGACGGAATTGAGGCAACTGCAGAGGTCATGGCATATAATAGCACATGTAAAATTATTATACTTACAAGTTTTTATGATGACGATCAAGTGTTTCCGGCAATCGAAGCAGGTGCTTTCAGTTACATGTTAAAAACGTCTTCTGCCGCAGACATTGCCGAAGCGGTAAAAAAAGCGGCAAGAGGGGAGACGGTTATTGAACCAAAAGTAGCTGGTAAAATGATGACAAAATACCGTGATCAAGCGAAACAGCTTCATGAGGAACTGACACAACGAGAGCTGGAAGTCTTGCTTCTGATCGGTGAGGGTATGACCAACAAAGAAATTGGCGATCACCTTTATATTGGCATCAAAACGGTGAAAACGCACGTAAGTAATATTTTATCCAAGCTTGAACTGAGTGACCGCACTCAGGCAGCGGTGTATGTTCACAAAAAACAATTGCTTCAATAG
- a CDS encoding sensor histidine kinase: protein MKNWFSSIRFSYIRSHLYTLFMVTVILLAFFLTVHVLFDPNWLTATGIFSFILAYTLIGLIVAIYSGYRAGGYLKMQIDGISVLVTQFANGNYESSIYSKENNELARLSLELNELGGKFQQQVESLQRLADENAEFTKSAHKAAVIEERQRLARDLHDAVSQQLFALTMMSEAALKQFDRHPDMAKSQLEEVTAAGQQAQTEMRALLLHLRPVYLSGDPLPVGIHKLVEELKQKCYINFHLKIEEDLGLPESTEEHLFRIIQEALSNILRHANASNAKVVIENRQREVYVHIADDGDGFNVREDSTRKTSYGLKTMKERIGEVGGTLNVRSSKGEGTYIDIRIPKSSVLNEGKED, encoded by the coding sequence ATACACTGTTTATGGTAACGGTTATACTATTGGCCTTTTTTCTGACCGTGCATGTACTCTTTGATCCGAACTGGCTCACGGCAACCGGGATTTTTAGTTTTATACTGGCTTATACCTTAATTGGGCTGATTGTTGCCATTTATTCTGGGTATAGGGCAGGTGGATATTTAAAGATGCAAATTGATGGTATTTCAGTGCTTGTGACACAGTTTGCTAACGGGAATTATGAATCGTCTATATATTCCAAGGAAAATAATGAGCTGGCTCGATTGAGTCTTGAATTGAATGAACTTGGTGGGAAATTTCAGCAGCAAGTGGAATCATTGCAACGTCTTGCTGATGAAAATGCGGAATTCACTAAGTCGGCACATAAAGCAGCGGTGATTGAAGAACGGCAACGATTGGCCAGAGATCTGCACGATGCCGTCAGTCAGCAGTTATTTGCCTTGACAATGATGTCAGAAGCAGCCTTGAAACAATTTGACCGTCATCCGGACATGGCAAAATCACAATTAGAGGAAGTAACGGCGGCCGGCCAACAGGCTCAAACTGAAATGCGCGCTTTACTCCTCCATTTGCGTCCGGTTTATTTGTCAGGTGATCCACTTCCAGTTGGTATTCACAAACTGGTTGAGGAGTTAAAGCAGAAATGTTATATCAATTTTCATCTGAAAATTGAAGAAGACCTCGGCTTGCCTGAATCAACCGAGGAGCATTTGTTTCGCATTATTCAGGAGGCGTTGTCCAACATACTTCGCCATGCAAACGCATCCAATGCTAAAGTAGTGATTGAAAACCGCCAACGTGAGGTTTATGTCCATATAGCTGATGACGGAGATGGTTTTAACGTTCGCGAAGACAGTACGCGCAAAACATCTTATGGCCTTAAGACAATGAAAGAACGAATAGGTGAGGTCGGAGGAACATTAAATGTCCGTTCAAGTAAGGGTGAAGGAACCTATATTGATATACGCATTCCAAAATCATCCGTGCTTAACGAGGGTAAAGAGGATTAG